A portion of the Streptomyces coeruleoprunus genome contains these proteins:
- a CDS encoding cytochrome P450 has translation MHSESAASSPPRINLVDPELYAHGDPFEQWRWLRANEPVYWHPPTELPGFWALTRYDDVRAAYRDAETFSSARGILLRPADHGEDPGGGRTLALTDPPRHRQLRGLVDEWFALRSVRGFEPEMTEVARRVVDEALERGSCDFVADIAARVPLYVICNMMGVPSSDWDRLFTLTSQAFGAGDPATQRFAHLEIMGYFEELQAEKADDPSDDLVSILATATIDGSPLSPEDVILNCDNLLVGGTENTRIAAAGGMLAFLEHPGQWQALVEDPGLLPSAVEEVLRWTSTATHILRTAVRPVEIGGRRIEAGDRVTFWLPSANRDESVFDAPDTFDIRRKPNRHLALGFGEHFCLGSVLARAELRILYHELLHRSIRVEPDGEATRLRSIVVNGPERLPVKLTEGAAARP, from the coding sequence ATGCACAGCGAGTCGGCCGCGTCTTCGCCGCCCCGGATCAATCTGGTCGATCCGGAGTTGTACGCGCACGGCGATCCCTTCGAGCAATGGCGCTGGCTCCGGGCGAACGAGCCCGTGTACTGGCATCCGCCGACGGAACTGCCGGGTTTCTGGGCGCTCACCAGGTATGACGATGTGCGTGCGGCGTACCGTGACGCGGAGACGTTCAGTTCGGCGCGGGGAATTCTGCTGCGGCCGGCGGATCACGGTGAGGATCCGGGTGGGGGCCGTACGCTGGCGCTGACCGATCCGCCCCGGCACCGTCAGCTGAGGGGGCTGGTCGACGAGTGGTTCGCGCTGCGGTCGGTGCGGGGTTTCGAGCCGGAGATGACGGAGGTGGCGCGGCGGGTCGTCGACGAGGCGCTGGAGCGCGGCTCGTGCGATTTCGTGGCGGACATCGCGGCGCGCGTGCCGCTGTACGTCATCTGCAACATGATGGGCGTGCCGAGTTCCGACTGGGACCGTCTGTTCACGCTGACGAGTCAGGCGTTCGGCGCGGGTGATCCGGCGACGCAGCGCTTCGCCCACCTGGAGATCATGGGCTATTTCGAGGAGCTGCAGGCGGAGAAGGCGGACGATCCGTCGGACGACCTGGTGAGCATCCTGGCGACGGCGACGATCGACGGCAGTCCGCTGTCCCCGGAGGACGTGATCCTCAACTGCGACAACCTGCTGGTCGGGGGTACGGAGAACACGCGGATCGCGGCGGCCGGGGGGATGCTGGCCTTCCTGGAGCATCCCGGGCAGTGGCAGGCTCTCGTGGAGGATCCGGGGCTGCTGCCGTCGGCGGTGGAGGAGGTGCTCCGCTGGACGTCGACCGCCACGCACATCCTGCGTACCGCCGTGCGGCCCGTGGAGATCGGGGGGCGGCGCATCGAGGCCGGGGACCGGGTGACGTTCTGGCTGCCGTCCGCCAACCGTGACGAGTCGGTGTTCGACGCGCCGGACACGTTCGACATCCGGCGGAAGCCGAACCGGCATCTGGCGCTCGGGTTCGGTGAGCACTTCTGCCTCGGTAGTGTGCTGGCCAGGGCCGAGCTGCGGATCCTGTACCACGAGCTGCTGCACCGGTCGATCCGTGTCGAACCGGACGGCGAGGCGACGCGGTTGAGGTCGATCGTCGTCAACGGCCCCGAGCGGCTGCCGGTCAAGCTGACGGAGGGTGCGGCGGCCCGGCCGTGA
- a CDS encoding ABC transporter ATP-binding protein, with product MMGGPGPGLMRPRLRDDSLPRQQVRPGTVRRVVPYALRYRWSLLLLAVTTCVDAAIAAASPLILKMIIDDGILPGKMAVVVWLSATIAALSLVTALSLYLQAWFSGRVGEGLVFDLRTALFSHLQRQPIAFFTRAQTGSLVSRLSTDINGARQAVTTLLSQAVSAALTLVLVLGAMFYLSWQITLASLVLLPLLLLPGRLIGRKLQRITREGMQLDAAMGSMANERFNVAGAMLVKLYGRPEDEAKEFARHAGRRRDITIMEGVYARLFIIGITILTALTTALVYGLGGSLTIDGTLQLGTLVAMVTLLMRLYGPVNQLASMQVEVMTALVSFDRVFEILDLEPLISEKPDAHALASGPGAGSGAGPDGGAAAGSVSDSKSGSKSSSKSGSAVSGSVAGAPLSGAESAPEIAFSGVSFRYPSADEVSLASLESLALPVPERADGTWILDDLSFVAPAGKLTALVGPSGAGKTTITQLVPRMYDPGRGTVRIGGHDIRDVTLQSLRDTVGVVTQDAHLFHDTIRANLLYACPDATEKDLVEACLAARIWDTISSLPESLDTVVGDRGYRLSGGEKQRIALARLLLKSPPIVVLDEATAHLDSESEAAIQRALKTALANRTSIVIAHRLSTIREADQILVVEAGRIRERGTHEELLAADGLYAELYRTQFALQATDHGEADAAAAAPVRGAGPA from the coding sequence ATGATGGGCGGCCCTGGTCCGGGCCTGATGCGTCCGCGGCTCAGAGACGATTCGCTGCCCCGTCAGCAGGTGAGACCGGGCACGGTGCGGCGGGTCGTCCCGTACGCGCTGCGCTACCGCTGGTCGCTGCTGCTGCTGGCGGTCACGACGTGCGTCGACGCGGCGATCGCCGCAGCGAGTCCGCTGATCCTCAAGATGATCATCGACGATGGCATCCTGCCGGGGAAGATGGCGGTGGTGGTGTGGCTGTCGGCGACGATCGCGGCGCTGTCGCTGGTGACGGCGCTGTCGCTGTACCTCCAGGCGTGGTTCTCCGGACGGGTGGGTGAGGGGCTGGTCTTCGACCTGCGGACGGCGTTGTTCAGCCATCTGCAGCGGCAGCCGATCGCGTTCTTCACGCGGGCCCAGACCGGGTCGCTGGTGAGCAGGCTGAGCACCGACATCAACGGCGCCCGGCAGGCGGTGACGACGCTGCTGTCGCAGGCCGTGTCCGCGGCGCTCACGCTGGTGCTGGTGCTGGGCGCCATGTTCTACCTGTCGTGGCAGATCACGCTGGCGTCGTTGGTGCTGCTGCCGCTGCTGCTGCTGCCGGGCCGGCTGATCGGGCGGAAGCTCCAGCGGATCACCCGCGAGGGCATGCAGCTGGACGCCGCGATGGGCTCGATGGCGAACGAGCGGTTCAATGTCGCCGGGGCGATGCTGGTCAAGCTGTACGGGCGGCCCGAGGACGAGGCGAAGGAGTTCGCGCGGCACGCGGGCCGGCGCCGTGACATCACCATCATGGAGGGCGTCTACGCCCGGCTGTTCATCATCGGCATCACCATCCTGACGGCCCTGACGACCGCGCTCGTGTACGGCCTGGGCGGCAGCCTCACCATCGACGGCACGCTGCAGCTGGGCACGCTCGTCGCGATGGTGACGCTGCTGATGCGGCTGTACGGCCCGGTGAACCAGCTGGCGTCCATGCAGGTGGAGGTGATGACGGCGCTGGTCAGCTTCGACCGGGTCTTCGAGATCCTCGACCTGGAACCGCTGATCTCGGAGAAGCCGGACGCCCACGCCCTGGCCTCCGGCCCGGGTGCGGGCTCCGGTGCGGGGCCGGACGGGGGCGCTGCGGCCGGCTCGGTGTCCGACTCGAAGTCAGGCTCGAAGTCCAGCTCGAAGTCCGGTTCGGCGGTGTCCGGTTCGGTGGCCGGGGCTCCCCTCTCGGGGGCGGAGTCCGCGCCCGAGATCGCGTTCTCGGGCGTCTCCTTCCGCTACCCGAGCGCCGACGAGGTGTCCCTGGCGTCCCTGGAGTCGCTGGCGCTGCCGGTTCCCGAGCGGGCCGACGGGACGTGGATCCTGGACGACCTGTCGTTCGTGGCGCCCGCCGGGAAGCTGACGGCACTCGTCGGCCCGTCCGGCGCGGGCAAGACGACCATCACGCAGCTGGTGCCGCGGATGTACGACCCCGGTCGCGGCACGGTACGCATCGGGGGCCACGACATCCGCGACGTGACCCTGCAGTCGCTGCGGGACACGGTGGGCGTGGTCACCCAGGACGCGCACCTGTTCCACGACACGATCCGCGCGAACCTGCTGTACGCCTGCCCGGACGCCACCGAGAAGGACCTGGTGGAGGCGTGCCTGGCGGCCCGGATCTGGGACACGATCTCGTCCCTGCCGGAGAGTCTGGACACGGTGGTCGGCGACCGCGGGTACCGGCTGTCCGGTGGCGAGAAGCAGCGCATCGCGCTGGCCCGGCTGCTGCTGAAGTCGCCGCCGATCGTCGTCCTCGACGAGGCGACCGCGCATCTGGACTCGGAGTCGGAGGCGGCGATCCAGCGTGCCCTGAAGACGGCGCTGGCGAACCGGACGTCGATCGTCATCGCGCACCGGCTGTCCACGATCCGCGAGGCGGACCAGATCCTCGTCGTCGAGGCGGGACGGATCCGGGAGCGCGGCACCCACGAGGAGCTGCTGGCGGCCGACGGGCTCTACGCGGAGCTGTACCGCACGCAGTTCGCGCTGCAGGCGACCGACCACGGCGAGGCGGACGCCGCCGCGGCGGCCCCGGTACGGGGCGCCGGGCCCGCCTGA
- a CDS encoding ScbR family autoregulator-binding transcription factor, which translates to MARQERAVQTRIAILEAAAAAFGERGYDATPVTEVYERAGVTKGALYFHFGSKEDLARAILDQAVTTEGVAPHELRLQELADILLLMAYRLPREPVLNAALRLSVDLPSQQLFGTRWPDWSDLLTRLLAEARERGEVHPYVDEAETARILVGAWTGVRLVTAGLPGDFDLVREVVALLRLIVPSLAVPTVLARLDISAERAATLYAEMTAKEGEDRGE; encoded by the coding sequence GTGGCAAGACAGGAACGCGCCGTGCAGACGCGTATCGCCATCCTGGAGGCGGCCGCCGCAGCCTTCGGCGAGCGCGGATACGACGCCACGCCCGTCACCGAGGTGTACGAGCGTGCCGGCGTGACGAAGGGCGCCCTGTACTTCCACTTCGGCTCCAAGGAGGACCTCGCCCGGGCGATTCTCGACCAGGCGGTGACCACCGAAGGCGTCGCCCCGCACGAGCTGAGGCTCCAGGAACTGGCCGACATACTGCTGCTCATGGCGTACCGGCTGCCGCGTGAGCCCGTGCTCAACGCGGCCCTCAGGCTCTCCGTCGACCTGCCGTCCCAGCAGCTGTTCGGCACGCGCTGGCCCGACTGGAGCGACCTGCTGACCCGGCTGCTGGCGGAGGCACGCGAGCGCGGCGAGGTCCATCCGTACGTCGACGAGGCCGAGACCGCCCGGATCCTGGTGGGCGCCTGGACCGGCGTACGGCTCGTCACCGCCGGGCTGCCGGGCGACTTCGACCTCGTACGGGAAGTCGTGGCGCTGCTCCGGCTGATCGTGCCCAGCCTCGCCGTGCCCACGGTGCTCGCCCGGCTCGACATCTCCGCCGAGCGCGCCGCCACCCTCTACGCCGAGATGACCGCCAAGGAGGGCGAGGACAGGGGCGAGTAG
- a CDS encoding response regulator transcription factor has product MKRHATDLLEPHISRTHHAALKVLVVENDTSSADSLVQGLRRHGYLAGSVGTGAEALRAYRSADLLLVDLDLPDLDGLEVCRSIRMAGPTPLIAVTARDSELDRVLGLQAGADDYMVKPYGFRELMARIEAVMRRVRPSRPPQTVITKGPLHIDAGTREVTLNGEPVELTRKEFGLLYLLASHPDSVVSRRQLMTQVWDDSWSRPGRTIDTHVSSLRSKLGSSNWIITVRGVGFRLGEP; this is encoded by the coding sequence ATGAAGCGGCATGCCACGGACCTTCTCGAACCCCACATATCCCGCACCCACCACGCCGCCCTGAAGGTGCTGGTCGTCGAGAACGACACGTCGTCCGCCGACTCCCTGGTGCAGGGGCTGCGCCGGCACGGCTACCTGGCCGGCAGCGTCGGTACGGGCGCCGAGGCGCTGCGCGCGTACCGCAGCGCCGACCTGTTGCTGGTCGATCTGGACCTCCCGGACCTCGACGGCCTGGAGGTCTGCCGCAGCATCCGCATGGCGGGCCCGACCCCGCTGATCGCGGTCACGGCCCGGGACAGCGAGCTGGACCGGGTGCTCGGCCTGCAGGCCGGGGCCGACGACTACATGGTCAAGCCGTACGGCTTCCGGGAGCTGATGGCCCGTATCGAAGCGGTGATGCGCCGCGTACGGCCGAGCCGGCCGCCGCAGACGGTGATCACCAAAGGTCCGCTCCACATCGACGCCGGGACCCGCGAAGTGACCTTGAACGGTGAGCCCGTCGAGCTGACCCGCAAGGAGTTCGGGCTGCTGTACCTGCTGGCCTCGCACCCCGACTCCGTCGTGTCGCGCCGGCAGCTGATGACCCAGGTGTGGGACGACTCCTGGTCGCGCCCCGGGCGCACCATCGACACGCACGTCAGCAGCCTGCGGAGCAAGCTCGGTTCGAGCAACTGGATCATCACGGTCCGCGGGGTCGGCTTCCGCCTGGGCGAGCCGTAG
- a CDS encoding MbtH family protein, translating to MTNPFDDPDAQYLVLVNDEGQHSLWPVFVDVPDGWKSVFGEAGRQECLDYIEKSWTDMRPKSLIEAMEKK from the coding sequence GTGACCAATCCGTTCGACGATCCCGACGCCCAGTATCTGGTCCTGGTCAACGACGAAGGTCAGCATTCGCTCTGGCCGGTTTTCGTGGACGTACCCGACGGCTGGAAGTCGGTATTCGGTGAGGCGGGCCGCCAGGAATGCCTCGACTACATCGAGAAATCCTGGACCGATATGCGGCCGAAGAGCCTCATCGAGGCGATGGAGAAGAAGTAG
- a CDS encoding ScbA/BarX family gamma-butyrolactone biosynthesis protein: MHKSLLGDRALRDVRKEYVHLHDADAVLVTGWSPLGDDRFAVTARWPEATVGAHYEPLLLTQTIRQSCLLVAHAECGVPLSHQTLMDRMDFSVADDYRIPRHVPAELLVVVDWEETGRRSARMRLSVLHDGRKAAESLVEFSWIAPSVYARLRGDQPRVPWGQAPVPAPLPAHMVGRDTERDVVLAATHLPGRWELRYDVGNTTLYDHPVDHVPGLVLLEAAYQAARAAGGPSAPVPHAVTSTFDRYVEFDAPCWIAASVIRTSDEARPALVEVVGVQQGEKAFRITLS; the protein is encoded by the coding sequence ATGCACAAGTCTTTACTTGGCGACAGGGCACTTCGCGATGTTCGCAAGGAGTACGTCCACCTGCACGACGCCGACGCGGTCCTGGTCACCGGCTGGTCCCCGCTCGGCGACGACCGCTTCGCGGTCACCGCCCGCTGGCCGGAGGCCACGGTCGGCGCCCACTACGAACCGCTGCTGCTGACCCAGACCATCCGGCAGAGCTGTCTGCTCGTCGCCCACGCCGAGTGCGGTGTGCCGCTCTCGCACCAGACCCTGATGGACCGCATGGACTTCTCGGTCGCCGACGACTACCGCATCCCGCGCCACGTACCCGCCGAACTGCTGGTCGTCGTGGACTGGGAGGAAACCGGCCGGCGTTCGGCCCGAATGAGACTGTCCGTCCTGCACGACGGCCGCAAGGCGGCCGAGTCCCTCGTCGAGTTCAGCTGGATCGCCCCGTCCGTCTACGCCCGTCTGCGCGGCGACCAGCCGCGCGTCCCGTGGGGCCAAGCCCCCGTACCGGCCCCGCTGCCCGCGCACATGGTGGGCCGGGACACGGAGCGGGACGTCGTCCTGGCGGCGACGCACCTGCCCGGCCGCTGGGAGCTGCGGTACGACGTCGGCAACACCACCCTGTACGACCACCCCGTCGACCACGTGCCGGGCCTGGTCCTGTTGGAGGCGGCCTACCAGGCGGCCCGCGCCGCCGGTGGCCCGTCGGCACCGGTCCCGCACGCGGTCACCAGCACCTTCGACCGCTACGTCGAGTTCGACGCGCCCTGCTGGATAGCCGCGTCGGTGATCAGGACGTCCGACGAGGCACGCCCCGCCCTCGTCGAGGTCGTCGGCGTCCAGCAGGGCGAGAAGGCGTTCCGCATCACGCTGTCCTGA
- a CDS encoding ParB/RepB/Spo0J family partition protein, whose amino-acid sequence MDQPDTAATDSSRGGKTADLMPVSLPLADTRGQEFVSVAISSLKPGESPRSQGQNREHIARLAAIEAPLPPILVNRRNMQVIDGTHRLLAAMLRGDETIRVIFFDGSPEEAFLCAVRANVAHGLPLSLADRQAAATRIVATHPHMSDRAIARVSGLGAKAVAAIRRRSTDAGQQLNTRIGRDGKVRPLNSAEGRRRAAEVMAAHPHASLREVARLAGISPATASDVRRRLRAGELPAPDRHAREGQARDGGGPDGGAPHGHALEGRTPDGGTPERHPLDGRAPQRPAQDGHTADRHGAGAAAAHGRTDEAEGRGGTAVADRATRRRHERLARLIQPDPGYVLEKLLRDPSLRHKEEGRQLLRLLQHNAIGRQEWSELTAAVPPHCGNLIVDLARQYAETWREFAQELDERVRSITGSAIGG is encoded by the coding sequence ATGGATCAGCCAGATACTGCCGCAACTGATTCTTCGCGTGGTGGAAAGACCGCCGATCTGATGCCGGTGTCCCTGCCATTGGCGGACACCCGTGGACAGGAGTTCGTATCCGTCGCCATATCCTCGCTCAAGCCGGGCGAATCCCCGCGATCCCAGGGGCAGAACAGAGAACACATTGCCAGACTGGCCGCTATCGAAGCACCCCTCCCGCCGATTCTGGTGAACCGGCGGAACATGCAGGTGATCGATGGCACCCACCGCCTGCTCGCCGCCATGCTGCGAGGCGATGAGACGATCCGCGTCATCTTTTTCGACGGAAGTCCGGAAGAGGCATTCCTGTGCGCCGTCAGGGCGAATGTGGCCCATGGGCTTCCCCTCTCCCTCGCCGACCGCCAGGCCGCCGCCACCCGGATCGTGGCCACGCATCCGCACATGTCCGACCGTGCGATCGCCCGCGTATCCGGACTGGGGGCCAAGGCCGTCGCCGCCATCCGGCGGCGTTCAACTGACGCCGGGCAGCAGTTGAACACGCGTATCGGAAGGGACGGGAAGGTCCGCCCGCTCAACAGCGCGGAGGGCAGACGCCGGGCCGCCGAAGTGATGGCCGCCCACCCGCACGCCTCTTTACGGGAAGTGGCCCGCCTGGCGGGCATCTCGCCGGCGACGGCGAGCGATGTGCGAAGACGGCTCCGGGCAGGGGAGCTCCCCGCGCCGGACCGGCACGCGCGGGAAGGGCAGGCACGGGACGGCGGAGGTCCGGACGGCGGCGCCCCGCACGGGCACGCGCTCGAAGGCCGGACACCCGACGGCGGCACACCGGAACGGCACCCGCTCGACGGGCGCGCACCACAGCGCCCCGCCCAGGACGGGCACACCGCCGACCGGCACGGCGCGGGGGCCGCCGCCGCGCACGGCCGCACCGATGAGGCCGAGGGCCGCGGTGGCACGGCCGTGGCCGACCGGGCCACCAGACGCAGGCACGAGCGGCTAGCCCGCCTCATCCAGCCCGACCCGGGATACGTCCTGGAGAAGCTGCTGCGAGACCCCTCGCTGCGGCACAAGGAGGAGGGCCGGCAACTGCTGCGGCTGCTCCAGCACAACGCCATCGGCCGCCAGGAGTGGTCCGAACTGACCGCCGCCGTGCCGCCGCACTGCGGCAACCTGATCGTGGACCTCGCCCGTCAGTACGCCGAGACGTGGCGCGAGTTCGCCCAGGAACTGGACGAGCGCGTACGCTCCATCACCGGCTCGGCCATCGGCGGATAA
- a CDS encoding sensor histidine kinase, giving the protein MWLSGTGWFVAALVVAGVAICWLSFALLRARRMHRKAVEDRAWLLERERESAARTAVDAERDRIAQELHDIVSHNVSLMVVQAGAAREVLATLPDEAAAALRAVEEAGRDAMTELRHLLGLLAPAQDGADDDTPLAPQPSLSRLSSLVDRIAFAGLPVEVRISGEPRPLPAGIDTTAYRIVQEALTNALKYGDGRKAEVTVRYADNSLRVEVLNTGPSVLTDSPHTTPPGSTAVDWKDGAGRGLVGLRERVAVYGGDLDARRRIGGGYRVRARIPLDRP; this is encoded by the coding sequence GTGTGGTTATCCGGAACGGGATGGTTCGTGGCCGCCCTGGTGGTGGCGGGGGTCGCGATCTGCTGGCTGTCCTTCGCGCTCCTGCGCGCCCGCCGCATGCACCGCAAGGCCGTCGAGGACCGGGCCTGGCTGCTGGAACGGGAGCGGGAGAGCGCCGCACGCACCGCCGTAGACGCCGAACGCGACCGCATCGCCCAGGAGTTGCACGACATCGTCAGCCACAACGTGAGCCTGATGGTCGTCCAGGCCGGCGCCGCCCGCGAAGTGCTCGCCACCCTCCCCGACGAGGCCGCCGCCGCACTCCGCGCCGTCGAGGAGGCCGGCCGCGACGCCATGACCGAGCTGCGGCACCTGCTGGGCCTGTTGGCGCCCGCGCAGGACGGCGCCGACGACGACACGCCCCTGGCGCCCCAGCCCAGCCTCAGCAGGCTCAGCTCCCTCGTCGACCGCATCGCCTTCGCCGGCCTCCCCGTCGAGGTACGGATCTCGGGCGAGCCCCGCCCCCTGCCGGCCGGCATCGACACCACCGCCTACCGGATCGTCCAGGAGGCCCTGACCAACGCCCTCAAGTACGGCGACGGGCGCAAGGCCGAGGTCACCGTCCGGTACGCCGACAACTCCCTGCGCGTCGAGGTCCTCAACACCGGCCCCAGCGTCCTCACCGACTCCCCGCACACGACACCCCCGGGCAGCACCGCCGTCGACTGGAAGGACGGCGCCGGACGCGGCCTGGTGGGCCTGCGCGAACGCGTCGCCGTCTACGGCGGGGACCTCGACGCCCGGCGCCGCATCGGCGGCGGCTACCGCGTCCGTGCCCGCATCCCCCTGGACCGCCCATGA
- a CDS encoding ScbR family autoregulator-binding transcription factor, whose protein sequence is MTRQERSERTRRGLIQAAAEAFDANGFVRTRLSEISAGAGVSPGALHFHFENKAAVADAVERVARARLRCAARAALNQERGALQSLMDLSHAVAVLLTDDVVVRAGVRLNDDSDRPSGHDLHKDWQDLVEALLLRAAEEGTLDTEVPTRCLTLVLVAACTGLEALGRSNPVWLSRSSVTTLWTLLLPRMVGPSALHAVDPAGRDGVIRSAVPFPA, encoded by the coding sequence GTGACCAGGCAGGAAAGGTCCGAGCGGACCCGGCGCGGCCTCATCCAGGCCGCGGCAGAGGCCTTCGACGCGAACGGCTTCGTCCGCACGCGGTTGAGCGAGATCAGCGCGGGAGCGGGGGTCAGCCCCGGAGCCCTCCACTTTCACTTCGAGAACAAGGCGGCGGTGGCCGACGCGGTGGAGCGGGTCGCACGCGCCCGCCTGCGCTGCGCCGCGAGGGCCGCCCTGAATCAGGAGAGGGGCGCGCTCCAGAGCCTGATGGACCTCTCGCACGCCGTCGCCGTCCTGCTCACGGACGACGTGGTGGTGCGCGCGGGCGTCCGGCTCAATGACGACTCGGACCGTCCGTCGGGACACGACCTGCACAAGGACTGGCAGGACCTGGTGGAGGCCCTGCTCCTGCGGGCCGCCGAGGAGGGCACTCTCGACACCGAGGTGCCGACCCGCTGCCTGACCCTCGTGTTGGTGGCCGCCTGCACCGGTCTCGAGGCGCTGGGGAGGTCCAACCCGGTCTGGCTGTCCCGCTCGTCGGTCACGACACTGTGGACGCTCCTGCTGCCGCGCATGGTCGGGCCGTCCGCCCTGCACGCGGTGGACCCCGCCGGGCGGGACGGCGTCATCCGCTCCGCCGTACCGTTCCCCGCCTGA
- a CDS encoding response regulator transcription factor yields the protein MTTTPEPPAPRAPRVLIADDQALVRSGFRLILTTRGIEVVGEAADGAEAVEAARRLRPDVVLMDIRMPTMDGLEAARRVMEENPRCRVLMLTTFDLDRYVYAALSVGASGFLLKDVTPEYLASAVRLVNTGDALLAPSITRRLVERFAHEDRGGPDRPAAAPPVHRDLAALTGRELEVLTLMGRGLSNTELARELTLSEATVKTHVARIFAKLALRDRAQAVVLAYETGLVTPGAPE from the coding sequence ATGACCACCACGCCCGAACCGCCCGCCCCGCGCGCCCCACGCGTCCTCATCGCCGACGACCAGGCCCTGGTCCGCTCCGGCTTCCGGCTCATCCTCACCACCCGCGGCATCGAGGTCGTCGGCGAGGCCGCCGACGGCGCCGAAGCGGTCGAGGCCGCCCGCAGACTGCGCCCCGACGTCGTCCTCATGGACATCCGCATGCCCACCATGGACGGCCTGGAGGCCGCCCGGCGCGTCATGGAGGAGAACCCGCGCTGCCGGGTCCTGATGCTCACCACCTTCGACCTGGACCGGTACGTGTACGCGGCGCTCTCCGTCGGGGCCAGCGGCTTCCTCCTGAAGGACGTCACACCCGAGTACCTGGCCAGTGCGGTACGCCTCGTCAACACCGGCGACGCCCTGCTCGCGCCCTCCATCACCCGGCGCCTCGTCGAACGCTTCGCCCACGAGGACCGCGGGGGCCCGGACCGCCCCGCCGCGGCGCCGCCCGTCCACCGCGACCTGGCCGCCCTCACCGGACGGGAGCTGGAGGTGCTGACCCTCATGGGCCGCGGCCTGTCCAACACCGAACTGGCCCGCGAACTGACGCTCAGCGAGGCCACCGTGAAGACGCACGTGGCCCGGATCTTCGCGAAGCTCGCCCTGCGCGACCGCGCCCAGGCCGTCGTCCTCGCCTACGAGACGGGACTGGTCACCCCCGGCGCCCCGGAGTGA
- a CDS encoding alpha/beta fold hydrolase: MPFVNSNGIRLSYERTGEGDPVLLIMGSGATGSVWTVHQTPALHRAGYETVTFDNRGAGASDAPPGRYALADVVADTIGLIEALGIGPCRVVGASLGAMIAEEVAVAAPHLVRSAVLIATRARGDAVRRAQVEAEQALLESGVRLPPRYAATRSVLEMLSPRTLNDDGAAGMWLEIYELSGGGATTGGQAWIDTCEDRRDRLRRIEVPCRVVAFTDDLITPPHLAAEVADLIPDCDLVEIPDCGHLGHLERPEEVNTAIVEFLDKH; the protein is encoded by the coding sequence ATGCCTTTTGTGAATAGCAACGGGATTCGGCTGTCCTATGAACGGACGGGCGAGGGCGATCCGGTGCTGCTCATCATGGGCTCGGGCGCGACCGGGTCGGTGTGGACGGTGCACCAGACGCCGGCGCTGCACCGGGCGGGGTACGAGACGGTCACCTTCGACAACCGGGGGGCGGGGGCGTCGGACGCGCCTCCCGGCAGGTACGCGCTGGCGGACGTCGTCGCCGACACGATCGGCCTGATCGAGGCGCTGGGCATCGGCCCGTGCCGGGTCGTGGGGGCGTCGCTGGGCGCGATGATCGCCGAGGAGGTGGCGGTCGCGGCGCCGCACCTGGTGCGGAGCGCGGTGCTGATCGCCACGCGGGCGCGGGGCGACGCCGTGCGGCGGGCACAGGTGGAGGCGGAGCAGGCGCTGCTGGAGAGCGGTGTGCGGCTGCCGCCGCGCTATGCGGCGACCCGGTCGGTGCTGGAGATGCTGTCGCCGAGGACCCTGAACGACGACGGGGCGGCCGGGATGTGGCTGGAGATCTACGAGCTGTCGGGCGGTGGTGCGACGACCGGCGGCCAGGCGTGGATCGACACGTGCGAGGACCGCCGTGACCGGCTGCGCCGGATCGAGGTGCCCTGCCGGGTGGTCGCGTTCACCGACGATCTGATCACGCCGCCGCATCTGGCCGCCGAGGTGGCGGACCTCATCCCGGACTGCGACCTGGTGGAGATACCGGACTGCGGGCACCTGGGGCACCTGGAGCGCCCGGAGGAGGTCAACACGGCGATCGTGGAATTCCTCGACAAGCACTGA